Genomic segment of Benincasa hispida cultivar B227 chromosome 1, ASM972705v1, whole genome shotgun sequence:
TCACGGTTCGGTTCAGTTTGAGACTTAAACTAAACTGAaccacaaattttaaaaatgtactTTCTGGACCCGAACCGTGTTCGGTACAGtttcaatgttttctttttttgttttttttaaaaaaaactttttgatgTCTTTCCATAGTTTCTAAATTATATTCGGTTTGATTTTACCACTTTTGTTAGTTTTTATtgctttttcatatttttaaattatatatatatatatatatactgtctcttatacacatctagatgtgtataagagacagtatatattgtttttaataaatttattaaaaaaccgATCCGGTTTGATTTGGTTTCAAATCAATTTCAACAttgaaaccgaaccaaaccgcAATAATTTGATTTGAAAGTATATCAAACCGAAACAAACCACATTAATTCAATTTCGATTCAGTTTTAGCGATTTCAATGAACGCCCATAAAATTGACTActtcaaaaattataaaaaagaaaaggaaaaagatcaAATTTCCAGCCACACTAATTAATAACTCTCAATCACACTAATTAATAAccatttacacaaaataataaaattcaaccATTTCTAATAGAGattaatagaaatctatcactatctattagaaactaataaaagtctatcattaataccACTAATAGAATTTTGTTCCACTGccgattttctttttctttttctttttttttggttgtttttgtaaatggtttaaaatttttcCTATCCGTGAAAATTACactcaaaattattaaaattatttctcATAAAAGTATAATTATCTTAAATATGTTCTCAAAGAAAAATACATCTTAAATATGCATATTAAAATTGCAATTcgtaattctaaaaataaaaaataaatttaaaataaattattttaaaaaaaaaaaccgcaATTCGTAAAATGTATAATTATCTAAATATGTTTTTACCAGATTTAAACATTCACATcgtaaaaaaattttaaaaagttacttttatataaacttttatattatttaaagatCATGTAAATAATTATAACAtcttctaaaacaaaataaatggtAACAATCCCAATGTTGTATAAATAACATGCTCTATTATTTTTACAACCATTTCAATTTCCATCCTTTATTTTTGGagaaatatatatttggtaGCAGTCAAATACAAAAGTAATTTTTGGAACAAAATTCCAAAGTCTatggtaaaattaaaaaatattttgtgtatttttaaccttaaaattaaaacaaaacccAACTAAACcattcaaaacttaaaaagcAAACCAAAACCTTGACTTTGGTCAGAAGATTGAATCCCTCGACCACACATCTTTGAACAGGAGTCAAACATTGTTTATAGAACCGATCACAATTCCAAATTCTAAATGCAAAGGAATTACATTacaaataataaaaggaaaaaggaggTTAGGCACTTCAGCCCAAAAGAGGAGAAATTTCTAACACTATTGGCAGAGCCATGAACAATCTCTTCTTCTAAGTTCACATAAAACATTAACTTCAACTCCCAAAATAAATCATATGATCACTCAACAAaaaattctcaataatcatagcttctttttttttttttctactctTTATTTCGAAATGGTCTTTTCCGGTACAGGTTTGAGATGgtgagaaaaattttaaaaagaaaaaagtaacaATAGATTACCATCTCATTAGGAGATCGGATCACCTCGTACAGATCCTCTGACTGCATTTCTAATGAATTGACTTCTCATAAGGGTTGTCAATAAGCGTACCTGCAAACACCATCAATAGAAGAAAAAAGCAGAGCAAATACCACAACTTGCTCTGAAGGGCAACTCCTAATCAATCTCCaaccataaatggatctacttCTCCAAGATCAGCAACAAGAGGTTCCAAATTCTCCATGTCCTCGTCATCGGTTGCAAAGTACGTTGGGAACGgaaggattgacttattgaGTTTCTTGTAGAAGGCATCCTTTATAAATACAAAGTTTCCTTCGGCACCGGGGACCTAAAAAAAGGTGGAGTTGTGCGCAGCAAAAACCTCAGGCCATGATGTCCgagtatatgatatttatgtatATAACAAGGACTCTAGTATAGGATCAGATCAAGAGTTTGAAATTTGGTTTTAGAAGAAACTTACTTGTCCTCTCACCCATATCAAGTTTCTTGCAGGATCAATTTTGTATATCCACACATTTTTTACAGTTCTCTGCTTTCCACCCATTCGCCCAGCCATCTTTCTACCTTTGAAGACCTGCAAAATAAGCATGTGTTTCTCGCTATCATAAATTacatggaatacaatgaaaacaGACTAGAACTCGCCATCAACAGATCATAAAAAGATATTACACACTTTGGAACTTGCTTTTTTCTGTATTTAGAAACAGGAACAAGCTTCTAAAATTTGATACAAAAGTTTCCACGGTTCCATATGCAAAGCAAATCAGACAAAATTCAAAGTATTTTCTATTGAATCACGGAACTGTAGAAGATAAGGTCGATATGTGAAAGAGGATTCACAAGTATAAGCcttttcaaacttcataaacattaaaGCTTCACCAAAAATAAGGCAACAACAAAAAGAACACTATTTTCAAGATTGTAAGCCATGAAAATTTCCACATGTTACTCGATATAATTCATTTCACAAGCAGAGTTAAATCTGTAAACTGTCCAGGGTGGAATTATCCGAGAATCAGAAGCGACCTAGTAGGCTACAGCATATACTATCTCAAATGTGAGTTCCAGGTAGCTCTAAAGTACAATTAAGAACCAAAACACCGCTCAATCGTAAAAATGAATACCACCATGGAAAGATAAACACACCTTTCCAGGAGCATCCCTCTGACCTGTAGAACCACCGCTTCTATGGGATAGTGATGCTCCATGGGACGCCGGCATTCCTTTAAAGTTATGCCTTTTCATCACTCCCTGAGCACAATTAGAAAAAGGATTAGCTATAAGAGATATCACTTCCATGGAAAAGATTTTATACCATTTACACAAGGTAACAGAACAATTTTGTTATATTGATTCTGGATCTCATGAAGAATTTTCAGGACACAAATATACAACTTGATATTAGCCAAATTAGCACGAACATGaaagaagacaaaaaaaaagATCACAGCTCCACATAAATGATAAGCTACATACAGCTTTTGAAGGGGTTAGCTCCCTAATATATTTTTCTGTATACTTATATCTAtgaattttgttctttttactatttttgtctCCAGGATGCACATAATCTAATTGAGAAATTGTTCATGTTATCTTATGATAACATACACATATATCTCGCTGTAACTTTGATGTGGACCATGCAGCAGGACAGGTAATTAAGCATGCAAGCCAATAAGCAAGTTTGATCATGTGAATAAATGACCACAACCCAAAGTAAGGATTGCAGTGATATAAATTGGAAGATGACAATGACAAACAAGCATACGTAACTTGTCCAATAGTTGTTTCTGCTAAAACTCTCATTTTAACTCTTCAATGGACATTTTAGAATTTGAAGTTTAGTTATTAGTGGCACACCGTGAGGTTGTTCAATTgagttttgaaataaagatcTTTACTCTTGTGGTTTTAGCATTCTGTCATTTGGATGGTTGTTTTGCAAGATATGATCTCTTACAACTATATGTTCATTTCATGTAACTTGATACTTTAATTGGATTTGACTTGCTCCATAAGTTAAAGTTTGAGTTGTAAGTTGGACATCAAAGAAAGTTTTGGGTAATTAAACATAACAAGTCATACATCATCCGTAATGCTTGATGCAAAGACAAATAGATCATGTCCTTGATATCACATTATGCAGTGTTACCATTTAAAATAGCATATTTAAGAATCATTGGAAGAAATATCAGTACATACAGAATAATGTTGATGAACATAATTGACTAGAAACATCAATGCCaaggaaggaagaaaaaaggGACCGACAATGTTTTTTAAAACTCGCCACTAGTTTACAGTCATCATTTGTTGCAGTTCaatttcataaattgctcattcAATTGCCATTGATGATTAACAGCATTTAATTGGTACTTTGACCTAAACTCAGAAGATACATACATTTATATGAGTTAATGTTCCCACAATAACAGTTAACTGTTTGAGTAATTTTGATACGTTACCGACTTAACCATAATAGCAAATATAAGGaattgaatgaaaataaaaaggaaaaaaagttgTGAGTTCAAAAACTAATGGAGTAATGGTGCAATGAATTCACCTGAAAACCTTTCCCTCTACTTATTCCTGTCACATCAACATACTGTCCAGGAACAAAATGACGAACGCCAATTGCTGTACCAACTGGAAGAAGTGCATCTTCTGACACCGGGAACTCCCTCAGTTTCCTCTTCAATGGAACACCTTGAGCCCTAAAATGACCTACCTCAGGTTTTGTCAAATGCTTCGCCTTCTTCTGTCCACAGCCAATCTAACTAGCACCATACCGTAGCACCTTTAGTCAATAAATTCAAGTCGTAGGCAATAAAATATGTATgaactgaaaaagaaaaaagaacctCAAACATATGGTCTAATGGTAGAGACAATTGGTTGTTTTTTAGAAAGAGTGAAATCAACACCAGGTGTAAATTTTACCAACACTTAAAACTCTAATTGTCTTTCAAATTTAGTATTGGGTGGGTGAAAACCTTCCAAAGATTAGTGGGGATTGCCCATGAGCATGATACAAGGAGTCCAGCCATCAACCTCCATACCatagttatcaaaatttaaaaagtcaCAAATGGTTATGTCTAGCTAAGTGTACGTATGGAAGTGATGACATGATAGGAGATGGTGAAATTCTGGTCCAAAACAACAATGTGCAGCTCAGTtcaatataataacaaaatccATGGAAGAAACAATAGGTTCAAATCCCTCTGTCTCACATAAGAGAATATATATAACTAAGAAACCACATTTTCATTGAGAGAAGTGAAAGAATATATATAACTAAGAAACCACATTTTCATTGAGAGAAGTGAAAGAATATATAAAGCACCAACGAAAAAAGGGCCCAACAAGAACAGAGAGTTCGACCTTAAGTGACAAGGACGCCAGTCCAAAAGAACATCATTAGGCTAAAAATAGACTCCGCAACATCATTAAGCCAAAATCCCATTTCATTCCTGTTTCTTTTGCCCTACGACTGCGATAGAAACCAACATTACCAAGGCCAATGATGTTCGTTTTCTAGTTTTCAGTCGTGCTCCTAATTTCATCTAAGTAGCAACAATAactaaaaataacaataaatactCCACTTACGGAATGAAAATGAGAAGAAGAGAATTGAACAGTACCTGGAGGGCTGTGATACCCTCTTTCTCAATGGTCTTGACCTGAGACACAATATTATCATCAACCCAGAGCACAGTGATGGGTATCCTAGCTCCCCATTTATCCCACAGCGCCGTCATTCCACACTTGACGGCGATAACACCCGTCCGCTTCGAGTTTGGAGTCATAACACGAGGTTTAGCTTCAATAATCGAAGAAGATGGCAAAGACCCATCGCTGGCCTGGATCAAATCTTGGGTACTGAAAGCGCGGAAGAAATAGTAACAAGACGCATTTGtccttgaagaagaagaagaagtaattGTATGAGAAGCGCCGGAATTGATCGAGAGAAGACGAAAACGAGAAATGAGACCTCTGGATAAAGCCGACATGGTGAGAACCAATCGCAACAATTACGATATGAAATGGGGAAAAatcaaagaggaagaagaaggatttGATTCAGATTTTAGGGTTGATTTCGATCTCGGAGACTGAAATTTCATTATCTTTCTCTCTGTGTTATGCCATCGATGCAGTGTGATGGAGAGAGAGCGGCAGCAAGTGACAACTCGGGGTTTAGGGTTCTAAGAAAGCAAAATCaaagacattaaaaaaaattataatttataaatttataaataaataaaaagttaataaCCTTCCCGACGGATTATTTAGATAGAggttgttttgaaagttaattggGAAAAGAAGGTAGTTTCCAATTTATTTAGGGAAAACGGGTGATTTTTTTGTCTCCATCCGAGTGCGCCTCTTGAAGAGATGcactttgaaatatttttttttagtcccGTATAtcgcatttaaaaaaaattaataataaatcgATCATTCGggaatattttatttagtttctttCTCCCGTACGCCGCATTAATCGCACACAATCGCTTAataaactatgcgatcgtttagtaattatacacaATCGCACataatcgcttagtaaattatacacgatcgcacacagtcatttagtaaattactatgtgatcgtttagtaattatacacgatcgtttgatGAGTCATTCGggaatattttatttagtaaattactatgcgatcgtttagtaaattatacacgATCACACACAATTGCTTAGTTTAAATTatccacgatcgcttagtaattttagcacaaacttatctaaacgatcgcttagttatttatttgcttagttaaatgtacaagaccaattgtattctacaaatttagcacaaatttatctgaacgaaaactaaacgatcgcgtaacagttaggtaaacgatcgtggataATTTATTAAGCGATTgtgtgcgatcgtgtataattactaaacgatcgtatagtttactaagcgattgtgtgcGATTAATGCGGCGTATGGGGGaaataaactaaataaaatattccCAAATGACcagcttattttttaaaaaatgtgagTACGGggcttaaaaataataaaatattccaAAGTGCGTCTCTTAGAGGCGCACTCGGATGGGGACAAAAAACCACCTCTTTTCCCTAGAAACCACCCATTTTCCCGATTAACCTTCAAAACCACCCCTATAACCTCCTTCCTAGCCTTGTGGCATTTCCATTTTCTTCACGGAAAAAAATAAAcagatatattaatttgaatcataaaCTTTCGATttcattcattttaatcctaatCTTACATAAGTATTGTAATTTTAACTTATTTCAGTTTTACTTAATTCatcaactatttttttattaaaaata
This window contains:
- the LOC120073136 gene encoding 50S ribosomal protein L3-2, mitochondrial; its protein translation is MSALSRGLISRFRLLSINSGASHTITSSSSSRTNASCYYFFRAFSTQDLIQASDGSLPSSSIIEAKPRVMTPNSKRTGVIAVKCGMTALWDKWGARIPITVLWVDDNIVSQVKTIEKEGITALQIGCGQKKAKHLTKPEVGHFRAQGVPLKRKLREFPVSEDALLPVGTAIGVRHFVPGQYVDVTGISRGKGFQGVMKRHNFKGMPASHGASLSHRSGGSTGQRDAPGKVFKGRKMAGRMGGKQRTVKNVWIYKIDPARNLIWVRGQVPGAEGNFVFIKDAFYKKLNKSILPFPTYFATDDEDMENLEPLVADLGEVDPFMVGD